GCCGTACCCGGTACAGGCCGCGGTGGTGGAGCAGGCCCGCGTGATGCCGCTGCCGGGGCTGCTGATCGTCGAGGCGTCGATGGGAGACCGGTTACCTGCTCCCCGCGCACGCGGGGTGATCCCGATGCGCTTCGGCAGGCACTGAGCGAGACGCCCGGCACCGTCGCCCGCATCCGGGACCACCTGGCCACCATCAGGACCAGCGGCACCGCCACCGAACGCAAGGCCGACACGACAATGCCCCGCCCGAAACGGACGGGGACACCTCGAAGAGTTCACCGGTTCGCTCGATGGTGCGGTCGGTGGGCCGGAGGCAACACCATGCGAACCGACTCGCGACGATAACCGATGCGCCGCTGCCGCTGCGTTTGAGCAGGTCAAGGACTCTGCTGCCGAATTCGTGACACGCCGTCGGGATCGTTCGTACTGGCCGGTCACGGGGTCATGATCCCTGTTCGCGGTCGTGTTCCTTCCGTCGGTGGCTGCGGGATGGGGTGTACGGGTGTCGATGCAGCCGCGGTCGCGGGTCCAGATTCCTGATCAGACGGTGCTGGTGGCCCGCGCGGCGTTCCCGAACGGCAGCGTGGCGATATCAGCGCGTGACCACCTGGGTGAGGTGTTCACCGACGAACAGTTCGCTGCCGCGTTCGGTGTCCGGGGCGCTCCGGCCGAATCGCCGGGCGCCTTAGCGCTGGTGACCGCGTTGCAGTTCGCGGAGAACCTGACCGATCGGCAGGCCGCGCGGATGGTCGCCCGGGCGATCGACTGGAAGTACGCGCTCGGCCTGGAGCTGACCGATCCCGGCTTCGACGCCAGCGTGCTGTCCAAGTTCCGTACCCGGCTGGTCGAGCACGGCCTGGAAGAACAGGTCTTCACCGCGATGCTGACCGTGTCGACCGGCAAGGGCCTGATCGCGGCTGGTGGTAAGCAGCGCACCGATTCCACTCACGTGATCAGCGCGGTGCGAGACCTCAACCGTCTGGAGGTGGCCGGCGAGTCGGTACGGGCCTGCCTGGAAACGTTGTCGGTGGCCGCACCGGACTGGCTGGCCACCGCTATCGACGTCGGCGAGTGGGCGCACCGGTACGGGCCACGCATCGATTCCTGGCGGCTACCCGCCTCGCAGGCCAAGCGGGACCGCCTCGCCCAGGTCTACGGCACCGACGCCGTCGCCCTGCTGCGCGCGGTGTTCGCCCCTGCCGCCCCGGTCTGGCTGGCCGAACTGCCCGCGGTGCGGACGCTGCGCACCGTGCTGGTGCAGAACTATCTGATCACCACCGACAGCAGGGGGCGGGAGGTGATCCGGCGGCGGGAGGCGGACACGGACGGTCTCCCGCCCGCCAGATCCCGGATCACCTCCCCGTACGACACCGACACCCGGTGGGCCGCAAAAGGCGACGACCTGTTCTGGAACGGCTACAAGGTCCACCTGACCGAGACCTGCGACCCCGACACCGAGCACGGCACCACCAGCGACCACGACGGCCAGACCGGTCCCCGGCCGACACCGAACCTGATCGTCAACGTGGCCACCACGGCGGCCACCGTCCCCGACGTGAAAGCCACCACCGGCATCCACCAGCACCTGCACGACCGCCGGCTGCTGCCCGCCGAGCACTACCTCGACTCCGGCTACCCCTCAGCCGACACCATCGCCACCGCGCAGACTTTCGGCGTCACCATGGTCACCCCGGCCCTGCTCGACCAGTCCGCCCAGGCCCGTGCCCGCACCGGCTACGACAAGACCTGCTTCACCATCGACTTCGACACCCGGCAGGTCACCTGCCCCCAAGGACACACCAACACCTCCTGGAGCCCCACGGTCCAACGCGGCACCGAGGTCATCGTGGTCAAGTTCCCCACCACCACCTGCGGCCCGTGCCCCGCCCGCGCCCAGTGCACCACCGCGAAACGCGGCGGCCGGCAACTCACCTTCTACCCCCGCGACCTCCACCACGCCCTCACCGCTGCCCGCACCCGACAGACCAGCGACAGCTGGCACGACAAGTACAAGCTGCGCGCCGGCGTCGAAGGCACCATCAACCAGGCCCTCGACATCACCGGCATCCGCCACACCCGCTACCGCGGCCTCGCGAAAACCCGCCTCCAACACGTGTTCTCCGCGATCGCCCTCAACCTCGTCCGACTCCACACCTGGTGGACCGACCACCCCCTACCAACAGC
The sequence above is a segment of the Micromonospora sp. WMMA1363 genome. Coding sequences within it:
- a CDS encoding IS1182 family transposase; this encodes MQPRSRVQIPDQTVLVARAAFPNGSVAISARDHLGEVFTDEQFAAAFGVRGAPAESPGALALVTALQFAENLTDRQAARMVARAIDWKYALGLELTDPGFDASVLSKFRTRLVEHGLEEQVFTAMLTVSTGKGLIAAGGKQRTDSTHVISAVRDLNRLEVAGESVRACLETLSVAAPDWLATAIDVGEWAHRYGPRIDSWRLPASQAKRDRLAQVYGTDAVALLRAVFAPAAPVWLAELPAVRTLRTVLVQNYLITTDSRGREVIRRREADTDGLPPARSRITSPYDTDTRWAAKGDDLFWNGYKVHLTETCDPDTEHGTTSDHDGQTGPRPTPNLIVNVATTAATVPDVKATTGIHQHLHDRRLLPAEHYLDSGYPSADTIATAQTFGVTMVTPALLDQSAQARARTGYDKTCFTIDFDTRQVTCPQGHTNTSWSPTVQRGTEVIVVKFPTTTCGPCPARAQCTTAKRGGRQLTFYPRDLHHALTAARTRQTSDSWHDKYKLRAGVEGTINQALDITGIRHTRYRGLAKTRLQHVFSAIALNLVRLHTWWTDHPLPTARTSNLQRLDHALAA